One Nitrospira sp. DNA window includes the following coding sequences:
- a CDS encoding Acetyltransferase, GNAT family, translated as MPIHITQAGPSDAPLIAGLVGELLQEIMAAIGAEAFGFSQAETEARARGWLTDGIYTVLLARDGEATLGFLALVESRALYAEGSFGTIPELYVRPAFRSRQVGAMLMAEAKRLARSRGWTRLEVTTPPLPQFERTLAFYEREGFGISGGRKMKADLS; from the coding sequence ATGCCGATTCACATCACGCAAGCAGGGCCGTCCGATGCGCCGCTCATTGCCGGCTTGGTCGGTGAGTTGCTGCAGGAAATTATGGCGGCTATCGGAGCGGAGGCGTTCGGATTTTCTCAGGCCGAGACCGAGGCGCGGGCGCGAGGTTGGCTGACGGACGGCATCTATACGGTGCTGCTTGCACGCGATGGCGAGGCCACGCTGGGATTTTTAGCCTTGGTCGAAAGCCGTGCCCTCTATGCGGAGGGCTCGTTCGGCACGATTCCCGAATTGTATGTGCGTCCCGCCTTTCGGTCCCGCCAGGTCGGCGCGATGCTCATGGCGGAAGCGAAACGGTTGGCGCGATCGAGAGGCTGGACCAGGCTGGAGGTGACGACGCCGCCCTTGCCGCAGTTCGAGCGGACGCTCGCCTTCTACGAGCGGGAAGGGTTCGGCATTTCCGGTGGGCGGAAGATGAAAGCGGACCTGTCATGA
- a CDS encoding 2,5-diketo-D-gluconic acid reductase translates to MLTAYNQVSIPSFMYGTAWKKEATTTLVLQAVEAGFTAIDTANQVIHYQEAMVGEALLELAKQGTPRDRLFLQTKFTPVNGQDHRTPYDAQADLTTQVRQSFESSLAHLHTDYLDSYVLHGPYYRRGLGAEDWEVWGAIEALYGAGKTKMIGISNVTAEQLRLLCERATHKPMVVQNRCYAALGWDQEVREICRAHHIIYQGFSLLTANREIFADPEVRAMAAKYGMGLAQLVFRFAMQIGMLPLTGTTNRQHMKEDLESDRFTIAPEDLRRLETIGM, encoded by the coding sequence ATGTTGACTGCCTACAATCAGGTTTCTATTCCTTCGTTCATGTACGGCACGGCGTGGAAGAAAGAGGCCACGACGACGTTGGTGCTGCAGGCCGTGGAAGCAGGGTTCACGGCGATCGATACGGCGAATCAGGTGATCCACTACCAGGAGGCGATGGTGGGCGAAGCCCTGTTGGAGCTGGCGAAGCAGGGCACGCCGCGCGACCGCCTCTTTCTCCAAACCAAATTCACGCCGGTCAACGGCCAAGACCATCGCACACCCTACGATGCGCAGGCCGACCTGACGACGCAGGTCCGGCAATCCTTTGAAAGTTCCTTGGCCCATCTCCACACGGACTATCTGGATTCCTATGTGCTGCACGGTCCCTACTATCGGCGAGGACTGGGCGCGGAAGACTGGGAAGTCTGGGGGGCGATCGAGGCGCTGTATGGTGCCGGGAAAACGAAGATGATCGGCATCAGCAACGTGACCGCAGAGCAGCTCCGGCTGCTCTGTGAGCGGGCGACACACAAGCCGATGGTGGTGCAGAATCGCTGCTATGCCGCGCTCGGCTGGGATCAGGAGGTGCGGGAAATTTGCCGCGCGCACCACATCATCTATCAGGGCTTCTCGTTGCTGACCGCCAATCGCGAGATCTTCGCCGATCCCGAAGTGCGGGCGATGGCAGCCAAGTACGGGATGGGGTTGGCGCAACTGGTGTTTCGATTCGCCATGCAGATCGGCATGCTTCCGCTGACCGGCACGACCAACCGGCAACATATGAAAGAAGATCTTGAGTCTGACCGGTTCACGATTGCTCCCGAAGACCTCCGGCGGCTGGAGACGATCGGGATGTAG
- a CDS encoding Oxidoreductase, short-chain dehydrogenase/reductase family, which produces MRVVVVGGTGTIGSAVVKALSARHDVVPVGHKTGAFHIDLASPDSITALFKAIGTCDAVVSTAGIAKFADLDELTYDDYFIGLKNKLMGQANLVRIGAQFASDRGSFTLTSGVLSREPMKGSASISMVNAGLEGFVRAAALELPRGIRINVVSPPWVTETLLARGMDQSIGMPAGRVAQAYLAGIEGTMTGQVIDPRKIA; this is translated from the coding sequence ATGCGAGTGGTCGTGGTCGGTGGAACGGGCACTATCGGGAGTGCGGTCGTCAAGGCGCTGTCGGCGCGGCACGACGTGGTGCCGGTGGGACATAAGACAGGGGCGTTTCACATTGATCTGGCTTCGCCGGACTCCATCACCGCCCTGTTCAAGGCGATCGGCACCTGCGACGCCGTCGTGAGCACGGCCGGCATCGCCAAGTTCGCCGACCTGGACGAACTCACGTACGACGATTACTTCATCGGCCTGAAGAATAAACTGATGGGTCAGGCGAATCTGGTGCGGATCGGCGCACAGTTCGCGAGCGACCGCGGTTCGTTCACGCTCACCAGCGGAGTGCTCAGCCGGGAACCCATGAAGGGCAGTGCCTCGATCAGCATGGTGAACGCCGGGCTCGAAGGTTTTGTCCGAGCCGCCGCGCTGGAACTGCCGCGCGGTATCCGTATCAACGTGGTGAGCCCGCCCTGGGTCACGGAAACCCTGCTCGCGCGAGGCATGGACCAGTCCATCGGCATGCCTGCCGGCAGAGTCGCGCAAGCCTATCTTGCCGGCATCGAAGGCACGATGACGGGACAGGTGATCGATCCGAGGAAAATTGCATGA
- a CDS encoding carbon-nitrogen hydrolase family protein encodes MAGSTLPIAFLHLAPIPGDLAENRRLIADGITKAARLGAGWIITPELAVSGYTFADTLGTDWITPQPDDWMAKICRLAARLRVTIFLSHPERDRQSHRLYNSLFAIAPDGRLAGTHRKINTLRVGSEAWSTPGTQAVAFPAAPFGPIGILICADAFSPDIAKSLQAQGARALVSSAAWAPGLHGPNGEWERCTKDTGLPLFVCNRTGPDCTLDFRKAESVVAQGGRRLLSLASEHSTIFIIGWNVKTGTLASPQYQHIRL; translated from the coding sequence ATGGCCGGATCGACCCTCCCTATCGCCTTCTTGCACCTGGCCCCCATCCCTGGGGATCTCGCGGAAAACCGTCGCCTGATCGCCGATGGGATCACGAAGGCTGCTCGACTCGGCGCCGGCTGGATCATCACCCCGGAACTCGCGGTCAGCGGCTATACGTTTGCCGATACCCTCGGAACGGATTGGATTACCCCGCAACCGGACGACTGGATGGCCAAGATCTGCCGTCTCGCCGCCCGGCTGCGCGTCACGATTTTTCTGTCGCATCCGGAACGGGATCGGCAATCGCACCGACTGTACAACAGCCTGTTCGCCATCGCTCCCGATGGACGCCTGGCGGGAACGCATCGCAAGATCAATACGCTCCGCGTCGGATCGGAAGCCTGGTCGACGCCCGGCACCCAGGCCGTCGCCTTTCCTGCCGCGCCGTTCGGCCCCATCGGCATCCTGATCTGCGCCGATGCCTTCTCACCGGACATCGCCAAAAGTTTGCAGGCGCAAGGGGCGAGGGCGCTGGTCTCCTCGGCGGCCTGGGCACCGGGACTGCACGGTCCGAACGGCGAATGGGAACGTTGCACGAAAGACACGGGCTTGCCGTTGTTCGTGTGCAATCGCACCGGGCCGGACTGCACACTCGATTTCAGAAAGGCCGAGAGCGTGGTGGCCCAGGGAGGACGGCGGCTCCTTTCACTGGCCTCGGAACATTCCACGATCTTCATCATCGGCTGGAATGTGAAAACAGGAACGCTCGCCTCGCCACAGTACCAACACATCCGGCTTTAG
- a CDS encoding NAD(FAD)-utilizing dehydrogenase: MKIAIIGGGPAGLMAAETALAGGAQVELYDSMASIGRKFLLAGKGGLNLTHSDPPELFLSRYGERVAQVTPWLAEFGPDALRAWASGLGVKTFVGSSGRVFPVDMKAAPLLRTWLRRLRQAGLTLHVRHRWTGWDRQGALLFETPQGTQSVKADAVVLALGGGSWPKLGSDAAWVPLLAGKAVQIAPLQPANCGFDVEWSEHFRARFAGHPVKTVGVVAKAPTGEVIRRMGEFVITETGVEGGVIYAVAACLREEIRAKGRGTLRLDLAPDRELPRLIKDLSQPRGKRTMATQLQRRAHIEGVKAGLLRELVSKEAFADPARLAAAIKSLPLALAAPRPLAEAISTAGGVAFKALDGRLMLRTLPGVFCAGEMLDWEAPTGGYLLTACFAGGRVAGAGAVAWLKERASRAG; the protein is encoded by the coding sequence ATGAAGATTGCAATCATCGGCGGAGGGCCGGCCGGGCTCATGGCGGCAGAGACGGCGCTGGCCGGAGGCGCGCAGGTGGAACTCTACGATTCCATGGCGTCCATCGGCCGCAAGTTTCTCCTGGCAGGAAAGGGCGGACTGAACCTGACCCATTCCGATCCGCCGGAGTTATTTCTGTCCCGTTATGGTGAGCGTGTGGCGCAGGTTACACCCTGGTTGGCCGAGTTCGGTCCGGATGCGTTACGCGCCTGGGCGAGCGGTCTCGGGGTTAAGACGTTTGTCGGTTCCTCCGGTCGTGTGTTTCCGGTCGATATGAAGGCGGCGCCGCTCCTGAGAACCTGGCTGCGACGGTTGCGTCAGGCCGGCTTGACCCTTCACGTGCGGCACCGCTGGACCGGCTGGGACAGGCAGGGTGCGCTGCTCTTTGAGACGCCGCAGGGAACGCAATCCGTCAAGGCTGATGCGGTCGTGCTGGCGCTGGGGGGCGGCAGTTGGCCGAAGCTCGGGTCGGACGCCGCCTGGGTGCCGCTGCTTGCCGGGAAGGCTGTTCAGATTGCTCCGTTACAACCGGCGAACTGCGGCTTCGATGTGGAATGGAGCGAGCACTTCCGCGCCAGGTTCGCCGGACATCCGGTGAAAACCGTGGGCGTGGTTGCGAAGGCTCCGACCGGCGAGGTGATCCGTCGCATGGGAGAATTCGTGATCACGGAAACCGGGGTCGAGGGTGGGGTGATCTATGCGGTGGCCGCCTGCCTGCGTGAGGAGATTCGAGCGAAGGGGCGAGGAACGTTGAGGTTGGATTTGGCACCGGATCGGGAGTTGCCGCGACTCATCAAAGACCTCTCTCAGCCGCGGGGGAAGCGGACGATGGCGACCCAGCTGCAGCGGCGGGCCCATATCGAAGGGGTCAAGGCCGGCCTGCTTCGGGAACTCGTCTCGAAAGAAGCCTTCGCCGACCCGGCCCGGTTGGCTGCGGCGATCAAATCATTGCCGCTCGCACTCGCGGCGCCACGACCCTTGGCGGAAGCGATCAGCACCGCCGGAGGAGTGGCATTCAAGGCGCTCGACGGGCGGTTGATGCTGCGTACTCTGCCGGGTGTATTTTGCGCGGGAGAAATGCTGGATTGGGAGGCGCCGACCGGAGGATATCTGCTCACGGCCTGTTTTGCCGGAGGTCGGGTGGCCGGTGCGGGGGCAGTCGCCTGGCTGAAGGAGCGCGCAAGCCGTGCCGGGTGA
- a CDS encoding Acyltransferase 3 — MQSRWDPRSPSSNLDCLRSIAVLAVVACHTLLTLGYKPSDAACRVGVILFFVHTSLVLMSSLERIEQTDAPLFSTFYLRRLFRIYPLSIFCVAVIVLFQLPRAPWWPWSSPDAFTILTNLLLCMNLFYKAEVTSVLWSLPLEVQMYVFLPVLYLVGKTHRLKGVAVMWVGAVAAALVLPAVTGRLSIAYFMPCFVAGVAAYFLGFRVPHPRLPFVGWLGMIGSGLWLFPHASTMFNEDVANWLLSLWIGLSAPFFVELQQTAVKQLVALIARYSYGIYLTHLHVLWFTFIVLKDQAKPVQYGAFALLGIGIPVLLYHLIEHPMIGFGMKLTARRALQAEEQEHAGGEKIVGTIK, encoded by the coding sequence ATGCAGTCTCGCTGGGATCCCAGATCACCATCGTCCAACCTGGATTGCCTTCGCTCTATCGCAGTGCTGGCCGTCGTCGCCTGCCATACATTATTGACCCTTGGGTATAAGCCGAGCGACGCAGCCTGCCGTGTCGGCGTCATATTGTTCTTCGTCCACACCAGCCTCGTGCTGATGTCGTCCCTCGAGCGGATCGAACAGACGGACGCCCCCCTGTTCAGCACGTTTTACCTTCGCCGCCTGTTCAGGATCTATCCGCTCAGCATCTTCTGCGTCGCCGTCATCGTCCTGTTCCAACTGCCGCGCGCACCATGGTGGCCCTGGTCATCGCCGGACGCCTTCACTATCCTGACGAACCTCTTGTTGTGCATGAATCTTTTCTATAAGGCCGAGGTAACGTCCGTGCTGTGGAGCCTCCCGCTCGAGGTCCAGATGTACGTGTTTCTGCCTGTCTTGTACCTGGTCGGGAAAACGCACCGGTTGAAGGGCGTGGCGGTAATGTGGGTCGGCGCCGTGGCTGCCGCGCTGGTCCTGCCGGCCGTTACCGGCCGCCTGTCGATCGCCTACTTCATGCCCTGTTTCGTCGCGGGAGTCGCGGCCTATTTCCTCGGATTCAGGGTCCCGCATCCCCGTCTGCCTTTCGTCGGCTGGCTCGGGATGATCGGGAGCGGCCTATGGCTCTTTCCCCATGCTTCTACGATGTTCAATGAAGATGTCGCCAATTGGCTGCTGAGCCTGTGGATCGGGCTGTCCGCGCCGTTCTTCGTGGAATTGCAACAGACCGCCGTAAAACAGCTCGTCGCGCTGATCGCCCGGTACTCCTATGGAATCTATCTCACACATCTGCACGTGCTCTGGTTCACATTCATCGTCCTGAAAGATCAGGCGAAGCCGGTGCAGTACGGCGCCTTTGCGCTGCTGGGGATCGGCATCCCGGTCCTTCTCTATCATCTGATCGAACATCCGATGATTGGATTCGGCATGAAACTGACCGCGAGGCGGGCCTTGCAGGCGGAGGAACAGGAGCACGCTGGCGGCGAGAAGATAGTTGGAACAATCAAGTGA
- a CDS encoding AAA ATPase, translated as MYTDFYGLVREPFRTTPDADNLFLSPSHREALGSILYGIKERKGVILVTGEVGVGKTTILRRYLQIAAPPHLHPPNQQKTIHLYNPNVTFERLLITILHQLGAEPVSGEEAEMLRQLHDVAKTEHSSGGRVVLVIDEAQCIPVETLEGIRMLTNLETANEKLIQIVLMGQPELETLLERHEVRHVRERIAVRARILPLTKDESLAYIQHRLDQASREQVSIFSTAALRMIVKASRGIPRRLNILCDNALMTGFRQRQPMISRKIAKHVVGEIDDIHASSFWRRREAVMLAAVLILSLPLLFYLGFPIDVPWGGSGLASRSGNPPHQGAVTPADTSFPSRLGRPIVPATSVSAAIAAPISQQTASSPLKVGKEPSLAGSGRVNATEKEPVLAGMVKVGEQAVIRTSMNSEMITSEEAESSETARLLVVLLDSGRVVLGRAQTTINNPRLEDKGFSAAVFQARLRKEFLARTGHDLQALGSAAMPERAKPLLGKLANFMQKAVQDVQPDINKKGIGFKGFIPATFGTHVAASFSKESGLTLRQIGPPEIDPRNPDNKPDEEETATLLTIQKSHPRVGDHVIAQRLPDKSVRVLLPLFYTKACLACHGRPKGEVDISGYEKEGFKEGDLGGAISVILPADTKSPQGEREG; from the coding sequence ATGTACACTGATTTCTATGGCCTTGTCCGAGAACCCTTCCGCACCACGCCTGATGCCGACAATCTCTTCTTGAGCCCGAGCCACCGGGAGGCGTTGGGTTCTATCCTGTATGGGATCAAAGAACGAAAAGGCGTGATCCTTGTGACCGGCGAAGTTGGTGTCGGCAAGACCACTATTCTTCGTCGATATCTCCAAATCGCCGCCCCCCCGCACCTGCATCCGCCGAACCAACAGAAAACGATTCATCTCTACAATCCCAACGTCACGTTCGAGCGACTGCTCATCACGATTCTCCATCAACTGGGGGCCGAACCGGTCAGCGGCGAAGAGGCCGAAATGCTGAGGCAGTTGCATGACGTGGCAAAGACGGAACATAGCAGCGGCGGAAGGGTGGTGCTCGTTATCGACGAGGCTCAGTGCATACCGGTCGAGACATTGGAAGGCATTCGGATGCTGACCAATTTGGAGACGGCGAATGAAAAGCTGATTCAGATCGTGCTCATGGGACAGCCTGAGCTGGAAACGCTGCTGGAGCGTCACGAGGTCCGTCATGTGCGCGAGCGCATCGCCGTTCGCGCCAGGATTCTGCCTCTGACGAAAGACGAAAGCCTCGCGTACATTCAGCATCGGCTCGATCAAGCGAGCAGGGAACAGGTCTCCATTTTTTCGACTGCTGCGCTCCGCATGATCGTCAAGGCTTCGCGGGGGATCCCGAGACGACTGAACATTCTCTGCGACAATGCGCTTATGACCGGTTTTCGCCAGCGACAGCCCATGATCTCACGCAAGATTGCGAAGCACGTTGTGGGCGAGATCGATGACATCCACGCTTCGTCTTTTTGGAGAAGACGGGAGGCCGTTATGCTCGCTGCCGTCCTCATTCTGTCGCTACCCCTCTTGTTCTATCTGGGCTTTCCCATAGATGTCCCCTGGGGAGGATCCGGCCTCGCCTCCCGGTCGGGGAATCCCCCTCACCAGGGAGCTGTGACGCCCGCCGACACGAGTTTCCCCTCAAGGCTTGGACGGCCGATCGTGCCGGCCACCTCCGTCAGTGCCGCCATTGCTGCTCCCATTTCGCAACAGACTGCATCCTCCCCGCTGAAGGTGGGAAAAGAGCCGAGCTTGGCCGGATCAGGCAGAGTGAATGCGACTGAAAAAGAGCCGGTCCTGGCCGGCATGGTGAAGGTGGGTGAACAGGCCGTCATCCGGACTTCCATGAACAGCGAGATGATCACTTCGGAAGAGGCGGAATCCAGTGAGACAGCCAGACTGTTGGTGGTGCTCTTGGACTCGGGACGGGTTGTGCTGGGAAGGGCGCAGACGACGATCAACAATCCAAGACTTGAGGATAAAGGTTTTTCCGCGGCGGTGTTCCAGGCCCGATTGCGGAAAGAGTTTCTTGCGAGGACCGGGCATGACTTGCAGGCGCTGGGATCCGCCGCGATGCCGGAACGCGCCAAGCCGCTGCTGGGCAAGCTGGCGAACTTTATGCAGAAAGCGGTTCAGGATGTTCAGCCGGACATCAACAAGAAGGGGATCGGATTCAAAGGCTTTATCCCCGCCACGTTCGGGACCCACGTCGCGGCAAGTTTCTCCAAGGAAAGCGGCCTCACGTTGAGGCAGATCGGTCCTCCGGAGATTGACCCGAGAAATCCCGACAACAAACCCGATGAAGAGGAAACAGCGACATTGTTGACCATTCAGAAAAGTCATCCAAGGGTCGGAGACCACGTCATTGCCCAGCGGCTTCCGGATAAGAGTGTTCGCGTCTTATTGCCGCTCTTCTACACCAAGGCATGCCTTGCTTGTCACGGGAGACCAAAGGGCGAAGTGGACATTTCAGGTTACGAGAAGGAGGGCTTCAAAGAAGGTGATCTCGGAGGAGCCATTTCCGTAATACTTCCCGCCGACACCAAATCACCTCAAGGAGAGCGGGAGGGATAG
- a CDS encoding Translation initiation factor SUI1-related protein yields the protein MNEKKRIPTDGEPVRWKSPFAALKDVQLPPGAQRNMKAGPAGESPGREKNRSRVDIIRQTAHRGGKTVTVVTGFTGIGQAEKEQLAKQIQKACGTGGTVKEGRIEIQGDKREEVARILTRAGFRPVFAGG from the coding sequence GTGAACGAAAAGAAGCGCATCCCTACGGACGGCGAGCCGGTGCGGTGGAAGAGTCCCTTTGCGGCGCTGAAGGACGTGCAACTCCCGCCCGGCGCGCAACGAAACATGAAGGCCGGGCCGGCAGGGGAATCTCCCGGGCGTGAAAAAAACCGTAGCCGTGTGGACATCATCCGTCAAACGGCCCATCGCGGCGGCAAGACGGTGACGGTGGTCACGGGTTTCACCGGCATCGGTCAGGCCGAGAAGGAGCAACTTGCCAAGCAGATACAGAAGGCCTGCGGTACCGGGGGCACGGTGAAGGAAGGGCGGATCGAGATTCAGGGCGACAAACGAGAGGAAGTCGCCCGCATCCTGACCAGGGCCGGGTTCAGACCGGTCTTTGCCGGTGGGTGA
- a CDS encoding Na+/H+ antiporter, whose translation MLLAAVLALTAVAQNMCIPYPIFLVLGGVTLGLVPGLPAVTFHPDLVFLVFLPPILWAAAYFTSLREFRRDLRPISLLAVGLVLATTAAVAAVAHTVLPGMGWAEAIALGAIVSPPDAVSATAIGKRLGIPRRVVTILEGESLVNDATALVLYRAAVGAVVSGSFLLGETLLEFVFAAVIGVVIGICVAFLARRALRATDDGFTQIGITLLAPYLAWVLGETIHASAVLACVAGGLYLRQQFSTAVAPTTRIQARAVWDVLIFMLNGVIFVLIGLQLGSLRDAVPPGKLGMVLMAGALVSVTAILVRLLWVPLVAMVPRLLSPSLRARDPMPPWSHLFLVSWTGMRGIVTLAAALALPVTTSGGTPFPFRAEIILLSVAVILATLVFQGLSLPPLIRRLGLEEDRGFEREERLAREYAATAALGRLDAAMREGWAQAAHIEQLRAEYGRQLEQLAGSGPVAEEGSVESAEAFRRLRQETLKAERSALIGLRDDETIGDELLHHLEQELDIEALRLGIDRRRAERTLRPDGIARRSEETSTGREEPWIDP comes from the coding sequence ATGTTGCTCGCGGCCGTCCTGGCCCTGACGGCTGTCGCCCAAAATATGTGCATCCCCTATCCGATCTTCCTCGTGCTCGGCGGGGTGACGCTGGGACTTGTGCCGGGGTTGCCGGCGGTTACCTTCCATCCTGACTTGGTCTTCCTTGTCTTTCTCCCGCCGATTCTCTGGGCTGCGGCCTATTTCACGTCCTTGCGGGAATTCCGGCGCGACCTCAGGCCGATCTCGCTCCTCGCCGTCGGGCTGGTGCTGGCCACCACCGCTGCGGTGGCCGCGGTCGCCCATACGGTCCTGCCCGGCATGGGGTGGGCGGAGGCCATTGCGTTGGGGGCCATCGTGTCGCCGCCGGATGCCGTGTCCGCGACGGCGATCGGGAAGCGACTCGGTATCCCGCGTCGCGTCGTCACCATCCTGGAAGGGGAGAGTCTCGTCAACGACGCCACAGCGCTGGTGCTCTATCGCGCGGCGGTGGGGGCGGTCGTGAGCGGCTCGTTTCTGTTGGGCGAGACGTTGTTGGAATTCGTCTTTGCCGCGGTGATCGGTGTCGTGATCGGCATCTGCGTGGCGTTTCTCGCCCGCCGTGCCCTGCGCGCGACCGACGACGGGTTTACGCAGATCGGCATCACGTTGCTCGCGCCCTACCTGGCCTGGGTTCTGGGTGAGACGATCCATGCCTCCGCCGTGCTGGCCTGTGTGGCCGGTGGATTGTATCTCCGGCAGCAGTTCAGCACGGCGGTTGCGCCGACGACGCGTATTCAGGCCCGCGCCGTGTGGGACGTCTTGATCTTCATGCTGAACGGCGTGATTTTCGTCTTGATCGGACTGCAACTGGGCTCGCTGCGCGACGCGGTGCCGCCCGGCAAGCTCGGCATGGTCCTCATGGCCGGCGCACTGGTGAGTGTGACGGCGATCCTGGTGCGCCTGCTGTGGGTTCCCCTGGTGGCGATGGTCCCCCGGTTGCTGAGTCCGTCCCTGCGGGCGCGCGATCCCATGCCGCCCTGGTCGCATCTCTTTCTCGTATCGTGGACCGGGATGCGGGGGATCGTGACGCTCGCGGCGGCCTTGGCCTTGCCGGTGACCACGAGCGGGGGAACGCCGTTTCCATTCCGCGCGGAAATCATCCTCCTGAGCGTGGCAGTCATTTTGGCGACCCTGGTGTTTCAGGGATTGTCGCTGCCTCCCTTGATTCGCAGGCTGGGTCTCGAAGAGGACCGTGGGTTTGAGCGAGAGGAGCGGCTGGCGCGCGAATATGCCGCCACGGCGGCTTTGGGTCGCCTGGATGCTGCCATGCGGGAGGGGTGGGCGCAGGCCGCCCATATCGAACAATTGCGGGCCGAATATGGCCGGCAATTGGAACAGCTCGCCGGTTCCGGTCCCGTGGCGGAGGAAGGGTCTGTGGAGTCAGCCGAAGCCTTTCGGCGCTTGCGGCAGGAAACATTGAAGGCCGAGCGGTCGGCGCTCATCGGCCTGCGTGATGACGAGACGATCGGTGATGAGCTGTTGCATCATCTCGAACAGGAACTCGATATCGAAGCCTTGCGTCTGGGCATCGACCGGCGGCGGGCGGAACGGACGCTTCGACCCGACGGGATCGCGCGCCGATCCGAGGAGACGTCGACGGGAAGGGAAGAGCCGTGGATCGACCCATAG
- a CDS encoding NAD(FAD)-utilizing dehydrogenase — protein MSLATVDLCIVGAGAAGLAAGIFAAEQAPRPTVLLLDGANAIGAKILVSGGGRCNVTHHAVRPDDFFGTRHLVRNVLAAFPVQDTVEWFASLGVELKREETGKLFPVTDKARTVLDALTGRCRELGVVLCPGHRVVDIARIDGPEESNRNGPARFLIRHRQGEVLARRVILATGGRSLPRSGSDGFGYELARRLGHRVTPTVPALVALVLDDTCFHKSLSGLSQEVELQTVVQGRPVDRRTGSLLWTHFGISGPVVMDASRFWCLAREQGLAVEVYGNFLPGRTADQARGWFLARATEHPRRSVVKLLAELVPERFAEAFCRPIGCDPQQASSQVSRGTRGRLLAGLTRFRFPLQRDRGWNFAEVTAGGIPLEEVDFRTMESKFVPGLYMIGELLDCDGRIGGFNFQWAWATGRAAGLAAAASLRATGDPLS, from the coding sequence ATGTCCCTGGCAACGGTCGATCTCTGTATAGTCGGAGCCGGGGCGGCAGGACTGGCGGCCGGCATCTTTGCCGCAGAGCAGGCTCCGCGTCCGACCGTTCTGTTGCTGGATGGTGCGAACGCCATCGGGGCCAAGATCCTGGTTTCCGGCGGAGGGCGCTGCAACGTCACGCACCATGCGGTGAGGCCGGACGATTTTTTCGGCACCCGCCACCTCGTCCGCAACGTGCTGGCTGCCTTTCCCGTCCAGGACACCGTCGAGTGGTTTGCATCGCTCGGCGTCGAACTCAAGCGCGAGGAGACCGGGAAACTCTTTCCAGTGACCGACAAGGCGCGGACGGTCCTCGATGCGCTGACCGGTCGTTGCCGGGAACTCGGTGTGGTGCTGTGTCCCGGCCATCGCGTCGTCGATATCGCGCGCATCGACGGTCCGGAAGAATCAAACCGGAACGGGCCGGCTCGATTTCTGATCCGCCATCGACAGGGTGAGGTCCTCGCGCGGCGCGTGATCCTTGCTACGGGAGGGCGGTCATTGCCCCGCTCAGGAAGCGATGGATTCGGCTATGAACTTGCGCGCCGATTGGGCCATCGGGTGACACCGACGGTTCCTGCCCTGGTCGCCCTGGTCCTCGACGATACCTGTTTCCATAAAAGTCTCTCGGGGCTGTCGCAGGAGGTGGAATTGCAGACGGTAGTGCAGGGCAGGCCGGTCGATCGACGGACCGGCAGCCTGTTGTGGACGCACTTCGGCATCAGCGGGCCGGTGGTGATGGATGCAAGTCGATTCTGGTGTCTTGCCCGTGAGCAGGGCCTGGCAGTGGAGGTGTACGGGAATTTCCTGCCGGGCCGGACGGCGGACCAGGCGCGTGGATGGTTTCTTGCACGGGCCACCGAGCATCCCCGGCGTTCTGTGGTGAAGCTGTTGGCTGAACTGGTCCCGGAGCGATTCGCCGAGGCCTTCTGTCGCCCTATCGGTTGTGATCCGCAGCAGGCGAGTTCGCAGGTGTCACGAGGTACTCGAGGTCGCCTACTTGCAGGACTCACTCGCTTCCGGTTTCCCCTGCAGCGCGATCGAGGGTGGAACTTCGCCGAAGTGACGGCAGGAGGAATTCCGTTGGAGGAGGTCGACTTCCGCACGATGGAATCGAAGTTCGTGCCTGGTCTCTATATGATCGGTGAGCTGCTCGACTGCGACGGCCGGATCGGCGGGTTCAACTTTCAATGGGCCTGGGCGACCGGCCGGGCGGCGGGCCTTGCCGCGGCGGCGAGCCTTCGCGCGACAGGCGATCCCCTCAGTTGA